A single window of Hyla sarda isolate aHylSar1 chromosome 2, aHylSar1.hap1, whole genome shotgun sequence DNA harbors:
- the RPL23A gene encoding 60S ribosomal protein L23a: MAPKAKKEAVPPKTEAKSKALKAKKAVLKGVHSHKKKKIRTSPTFRRPKTLRLRRQPKYPRKSAPTRNKLDHYAIIKFPLTTESAMKKIEDNNTLVFIVDVKANKHQIKQAVKKLYDIDVSKVNTLIRPDGEKKAYVRLAPDYDALDVANKIGII; encoded by the exons ATGGCTCCTAAAGCAAAGAAGGAAG CTGTCCCTCCCAAGACTGAGGCAAAGTCTAAGGCTCTGAAGGCCAAGAAGGCCGTATTGAAAGGAGTACACAGTCACAAGAAGAAGAAAATCAGGACCTCCCCTACATTCAGGAGGCCTAAGACCCTGAGACTTAGGAGGCAACCCAAGTACCCCAGGAAAAGTGCTCCCACAAGGAACAA gcTTGACCATTATGCCATCATCAAATTCCCCCTGACCACTGAGTCGGCCATGAAGAAGATTGAAGACAATAATACTCTGGTTTTTATTGTTGATGTCAAAGCCAACAAGCACCAGATCAAACAGGCCGTGAAGAAACTGTACGACATTGATGTATCCAAAGTGAACACCCTCATAAG GCCCGATGGTGAGAAGAAGGCATACGTCCGTCTTGCTCCAGACTACGATGCGCTTGATGTTGCCAACAAG aTTGGCATCATCTAA